In the Silvanigrella aquatica genome, ATGGCAGAAAACTTCTATCAGCAAATGAATCTGAAACACCCATCACACTTCAAGTTGGTTATAACGGAACACCAAATGACATATTAACCCTTCAATTTGGTGGCGATACCACAGGCGTAAATTCAGAATCTTTAGGTTTAAAAGACACTTCACTTGCGGGTGAAGATAGAGAATCGATCGCAGCAAATTTAAATACCATTGATAGCAGTTTAAATATGATTGCATCAACAAGAGCAACACTCGGAGCGACACAATCACGCCTAAATTCAACAATAAGTAATATTTCAATAAATACTGAAAATATGATGGCTGCAAATAGCCGTATCCGCGACACAGACTTTGCTGATGAAACAGCAAAATTATCACAAAGCAGAATCTTGTCTCAAGGTGGACTTGCCATTCTAGCACAAGCAAATCAACGCCCTGAAATGGCACTTGCTTTATTGCGTTAATAAAAATAAATAAGGATCATTTTTATGGGACTTAGAATTAAATCCAACATTGATAGTCTCTTGGCGCAAAGAAGATTAAGTGAAAATCAAGATGAATTATCAGATAGTATTGAAAAATTATCTTCGGGGTTAAGAATAAATAAATCCTCCGATGACGCCGCAGGGCTTGCTATCTCAGAAACAATGCGCGCTAAAGTAAGAAGCTTTGCACAAGCAAAAAGAAATGCCTCCGATGGAATTTCTTTTTTACAAACAGGAGAAGGTGGCCTCAGTGAGTTAAATAATATAATTATTAGAATGAGGGAGCTCACAACACAAGCCGCCAGTGACACTATAGGCGAAACAGAAAGATCCTTTTTGAACAAAGAATTTCAGGAATTGGGAAAAGAAGTCAACCGCATTAAAGATCAAACTGAATTTAATGGTCGAAAGCTGCTTTCTGATGAAGACCAAAAAGACATCAATGTGCAGGTCGGCGTTAACTTTAGAAAAAGCGATGGTGAAACAAACGAAGAAAATGAAGTCATTACACTAAAATTTGATGATTTATCAGAATTAAATGAATCACTTAACAAGTTAACAGACTTAAGCATTGAAGGAGAAGATGGACGGGAACTGGGAGGAAGTCCTACGGAAGATATCTTTTCAGCACTTGATAATTCTATGTTAAACGTAACAAAAACAAGAGCTACTTTAGGAGCATTGCAAAGCAGACTAAACTCAACTATTACTTCAATAGATATCGGAAGTGAGAATCTCAATGCAGCTCAATCTCGAATTCGCGATGTAGACTATGGTTCTGAATCAGCAAAATTTGCTCAAAGTAAAATTCTTGTTTCAGCAGGCACTTCTGTTTTGGCACAGGCCAACCAACTCCCTGAAACGGTATTACATTTAATAAGATAGCGGAGAACTAGGGAATGGCTTTAGAAATTAAGCAAGGACTGAAAACAACTCAAAAAATATCTCTTTCAGCCGAACTTAAACATTCTATTACCATTCTAACTTTAGGCCGTTATGAACTTGAAAAACTCATAACAGATGAACTTGAAAAAAATCCTTGTCTTATTGGCATTCCTAAATATGATGAACAGGAATATACACTTCATTATGAAGAATTAAAACGCGCTTTGCAAAATTCTTTTAACCAAACAGATTATACAGAACGTTACAACGATATTAAAAGTAACGAAGCCATTTCTTCATCGGATCAAAAAAGAGAATATGCGGACTCAAGTTCAAATATTTCTTTACATACTTCCATTCAAGAACAAATAGCAATTATGCGCTTAAGTGCCTATGAAAAAGAATGTGTTTTAACAATATTGCAGTACATTGATGACAATGGATTTTTAAATACAGATAAAGAAACAATTTCAGAAGCAAACAGTATTCATATAGATGATGTGCAATTTGCTATAGAGACTATTCAAAAATGCGAACCCACAGGGGTAGGTGCTTGCAACGCTCAAGAATGTCTTTATTTACAGTTTAAAAAATTAGATAAAAAACCGAAATACGTTGAAAAACTCTTAACAGAATATTGGAACGAATTTCAAAAGCAAAACTTTTTAAAAATTGCTAAAATTGAGAAAACAAATATAAATGAAATTAAAAATGCTTTTCGCTTTATAAAAACGCATTTTGATCCGAGACCAGCACGACAATTTGGCCCTCTATCTAATCAATTAATAACTCCTGACGTCTATGTTTTTAAAAGGGATGGAAAATGGATTTGTAGTTTAAATGAAAATGGATTACCACGACTGAAACTTTCTAAAAAATATTCCAAACTCGTTTCTAATTTAAAAAATGATACATTTGAAAAAGATTCCAAAGATATATCTAAATATATTAATGAAAATATAAAGTCAGCAAAGTGGCTTGTAAAATCATTAAAAGAACGCGATAAAACAATATTAAAAGTAGTAGAATCGATTATTAGACATCAAGAAAATTTCTTTGAATATGGTGTTGAATATTTAAATCCTCTTACCTTAAAAGTTGTGGCACAAGAATTAGATTTACATGAAAGTACAATTTCAAGAGCAACATCAGATAAATATTTATATTCTCCAAGAGGTATTTTTGAATTAAAATATTTTTTTAATGCCGCTGTAGAAAATAACTCTGGGCAAGAACTTGCTAATGAGTCTATAAAACAATATGTGGCAGAATTTATCAAAAATGAAGATAAAAAAAATCCTCTATCAGATCATGAAATTGCATTAAAAATCGAATCATTTAAAGGGATTAAAATAGCCCGCAGAACCGTTGCTAAATACAGAGAATCACTAGGAATAA is a window encoding:
- a CDS encoding flagellin, translated to MGLRIKTNVESLTAQRFLSNNNADMTSSMEKLSSGLRINKSADDAAGLAISEGLRAKTRSLIQAKRNANDGVSLLQVAEGGLNETTNILIRMRELTMQSASDTLGVQERDYIDKEYQQLTQEIDRISETTEFNGRKLLSANESETPITLQVGYNGTPNDILTLQFGGDTTGVNSESLGLKDTSLAGEDRESIAANLNTIDSSLNMIASTRATLGATQSRLNSTISNISINTENMMAANSRIRDTDFADETAKLSQSRILSQGGLAILAQANQRPEMALALLR
- the rpoN gene encoding RNA polymerase factor sigma-54, whose translation is MALEIKQGLKTTQKISLSAELKHSITILTLGRYELEKLITDELEKNPCLIGIPKYDEQEYTLHYEELKRALQNSFNQTDYTERYNDIKSNEAISSSDQKREYADSSSNISLHTSIQEQIAIMRLSAYEKECVLTILQYIDDNGFLNTDKETISEANSIHIDDVQFAIETIQKCEPTGVGACNAQECLYLQFKKLDKKPKYVEKLLTEYWNEFQKQNFLKIAKIEKTNINEIKNAFRFIKTHFDPRPARQFGPLSNQLITPDVYVFKRDGKWICSLNENGLPRLKLSKKYSKLVSNLKNDTFEKDSKDISKYINENIKSAKWLVKSLKERDKTILKVVESIIRHQENFFEYGVEYLNPLTLKVVAQELDLHESTISRATSDKYLYSPRGIFELKYFFNAAVENNSGQELANESIKQYVAEFIKNEDKKNPLSDHEIALKIESFKGIKIARRTVAKYRESLGIMSSSKRIQRF
- a CDS encoding flagellin, coding for MGLRIKSNIDSLLAQRRLSENQDELSDSIEKLSSGLRINKSSDDAAGLAISETMRAKVRSFAQAKRNASDGISFLQTGEGGLSELNNIIIRMRELTTQAASDTIGETERSFLNKEFQELGKEVNRIKDQTEFNGRKLLSDEDQKDINVQVGVNFRKSDGETNEENEVITLKFDDLSELNESLNKLTDLSIEGEDGRELGGSPTEDIFSALDNSMLNVTKTRATLGALQSRLNSTITSIDIGSENLNAAQSRIRDVDYGSESAKFAQSKILVSAGTSVLAQANQLPETVLHLIR